The genomic window tatttgtcctaatgctctccctccccttgcccccaacccctcaacaggccccactgtgtgatgttcccctccctgtgtccatgtgttctcattgttcaactcccacttatgagtgagaacatgcagtgtgtggttttctattcttgtgttagtttgctgaggatgatagcttccagcttcatccatgtacctgcaaaggacatgaactcattctttttttatggctgcatagtattccatggtgtatctgtgcaacactttctttatccagtctatcattgatgggcatttgggttagttccaagtctttgctattgtgaacagtgctgcaataaacatatgtgtgcatgtatctttatagtagaataatttaccATCAGAGAGAAAATTCCATGGAGGTtcagtatttcttcttttcagcATTTTCTGAAGTATCTCCAAAGCAGAAATGTAGTCTGCTGCTGCATAAATAGTGGGAAATAAGATTGGCAACCTTTCTGAGAATCATTCATTGCATCCACATGATCTTTTTGTGGGTAGCCCTAAAATAAtgtactgttctttttttttttttttttgagatggagtcttgttctgtcaccaggctggagggcagtggcatgatctcagctcactgcaacctccgcctcccaggttcaggcaattcttctttcttctgcctcagcctcctagtagctgggactacaggcacgtgccaccatgcccagctaatttttgtatttttagtagagacggggtttcaccattttgaccaggattgtctcaatctcttgacctcatgatcctcctgcgttggcctcctaaagtgctgggattacaggcatgagccaccgcacccagccaataatgTACTCTTCTAACCCTTCCCCCAAGCACAATCAAGTCAACCTAAATGATTCACTTTGAGCCTCACAAGCTTTGGTCTATAGGAACTGGACAGGTAAGTCAGAAGGAGTATCAGATAAACAAATTCAAAGGAAAAGTGGATTCCGGGGCCAGATGTTAgtccatttttcttctctcttttgctttAACCATTTGTATTGCAGTTGCAGCAAATATTGtctaaatgtgaaaagcaaaggAAGGGCATTGCCATAGTCAAAGAGGGAAATAATGAAAAGGGAGaataaatacaaggaaaaaagATGATTGAAGAAGCAAGTCAAAAAccacagaatggagaaaaatctaacATTTATTAATTACCTACTATACACCAATTACAGTCTTAGTTGctttacatgaaatatctttatTCCTCAAAACAACTCTGATAAAGAAATATTGTCATTGCCCTTTTATAAATAATCTGAATCTCAATGAGGATCATCAACTTGCTCTAGGTGACAAAAATGAAGTGGTAAAGTGGAAAGTGTTTATTGCACAAAGTCCCTAGTCTTTCCTGTGCACCAAGCTTTCCTATAGTTAAAGAAGGGAACCATATGCATGATCCTAAGGCCATGAAAGTTCTATCTCTGTTGGAGTGAGTACATGAAAGACCTAAAAGACGCATTCTGATTGCAAATACTAACTagcaaagagattttttttactGTGCTTCCAAAAATCTTGGCAATCATTCAAATTTATGACCTTCTCTGAGAATGAAGAATATTTACAATTCAGTAATGGCCGTGATTACAATCTGCTACTAACAAGCAAGTTATACAATCACAATTGTATAGTGATGACATTGACAATATGCATTCCCCACGCCACCATACACTGTCAACCATTCAACTCTCACTTGGAAAACAGACAAGTTGTGAACAGGGATTATAAAGCATCACTCAAATAGATAGAACAGTCAGTGGATTTCTGAAGGGTAAAGATGCCTTTATAGGGTGAAGCTCACTTCCCACAAGAAAAAGTGTTTCTGAAAGCAAATGGACCTTTATGTGCTGTGAGACATATCTGCCCTCAATTGCCTTCTCTTTAAGCCATGTTGAATAATAGAAAAGTTGCTTAAGCACTCATTCCCCTGTCTTTGGTGGGATCCATATCAAGTACAACTTGATCTCATTCATATTATAAAACTCTCCTACGATCTGAAGGAGAAACTACCAACATTatccattatttttaatttcatttaaattaatgaGCCTGACTTCATAACACTATTGGGAGAAGAGTAAAGTTTCCCTTCCCAAAGACAGTGTAGATAAGAAACATGTTTACCTATTGTTTCAATAACCCTACAATTAGGCAAGACAAGCTACTGACTATAATTGGATTTATGGGACACTGTCCCTGGAGTTTTAGAATTTGTAATACTGTGCAAACAGATGTTTAACTTTAATTTGCTGCATGAATTGGAGACTtattaaaaagcaacaaatagCTTAAATTGCCCTACACTGCTAATGGCAGGTTCTTTGGAGGATGTTTCTGCAGCACAAACATCAGGACAACAATAGCAAGATGAAAGAAATATCTGCCATGTGTCTCCCAGCATGAGACACATTTCACCATTTTCCTGAGTTTGAGAAGGAAACTCTGGGCTTGTGTCTAAGTGTTCAAAGTCTCTGCTAATTTATGGCTGCCAAAATCTATAACTTTTTTTGCCTTTATTCACTGAGACTTCCAAATTATTTTGGTTATATCTCTAGGAATGGCAGAAGAAACTGTGAACTTGGAAATCCAAACAGTTCCTAAGTAAGAAGATTATTACCAAATCAGAGGAAGAAAATCATGCCAATGTTACAGAGGTAAATAGATCAGTTAAAATGTGgttttggaaaaagaaagaatgcaaaatattgtttcttttctcattcttttgtgATACTGATTAAATACACCATCCTCCTACGCTCACATTGCCAGAAGAAAATCTTACAGCAAAACTAATATTTTAAGGATGTATCTGTTGACTTCTTgcttaaatttttcttattagtgacatatttcttcaaatatatattactatCACTAACCTAGAGAACCATTTAAGAACAGAACACAAgttcatataaataaaacatgCCAGATATGTGAAGGAGGGGGTTATGTTTTATGTATGTGTGACGTTAATCCTTCTATGCATACATACAGATgaacataacataaaaatatgttccCGGCAAATTGGACACctgtaaaagtatttttcttcctgGGATTTTCTCACTACCCCAAAGTTCAGGTCATCATATTTGTGGTGTGCTTGCTGATGTACCTGATCACCTTGCTGGGAAACATTACTCTGATCTCCGTCACCATTCTAGATTCCCACCTGCACACCCCATGTACCTCTTCCTCAGCAATCTGTCCTTTCTGGACATCTGGTACTCCTCTTCTGCGCTCACTCCAATGCTGGCAAACTTTGTTTCAGGGAGAAACACTATTTCATTCTCAGGGTGTGCCACTCAGATGTACCTCTCCCTTGCCATGGGCTCCACTGAGTGTGTGCTCCTGCCCATGAAGGCATATGACCGGTATGTGGCCATCTGCAACCCCCTGAGATACCCTACCATCATGAATAGGAGAACCTGTGTGCAGATTGCAGCTGGCTCCTGGATGACAGGCTGTCTCACTGCCCTGGTGGAAACGATGTCTGTGCTGCCACTGTCTCTCTGTGGTAACAGTATCATCAATCATTTCACTTGTGAAATTCTGGCTATCTTGAAATTGGTTTGTGTGGACACCTCCCTGGTGCAGTTAATCATGCTGGTGATCAGTGTACTTCTTCTCCCCATGCCAGTGCTACTCATTTGTATCTCTTATGCATTTATCCTCACCAGTATCCTGAGAATCAGTTCAGTGGAAGGCCGAAGTAAAGCCTTTTCAACGTGCACAGCCCACCTGATGGTGGTAGTTTTGTTCTATGGGACAGCTCTCTCCATGTACCTGAAGCCCTCCACTGTAGATTCAcaggaaatagataaatttatgGCTTTGGTATATGCTGGACTAACCCCTATGTTGAATCCTATCATCTAGAGTCTACGGAACAAAGAGGTGAAAGTGGCCTTGAAAAAATTGCTGATTAGAAATCCTTTTAATGCTGCCTTCATTTCCATCCTCAAATAACAATCACACTCATACAGATAATCAACATTACCCAGAAAACTGCATAATAGTTTACTTAAACCAACCATGGAAAATACTTATTTTCAATAGAAGTTTACTATTATGTCCTCTATTCTGATTTCTTATAAGTAAAACTTTTCATATTAACAAATCATTTATGAAGAATAAATTAAGTTTCCAAGAAagcaattaacatttattgaatattagtATAACATTAAAATTCGATAATTGCCTATTGTTTCATATTTACTTTCTATAGCATCTCAGTGTCCAGCTGTGACATAAgcataataacaataaatatgccaaaactgtaaaattttgagcctagtaaattttgaaataatttactcCAAATGATTCACAATTTCccctcaatttaaaaagaaatgtatattttttaattagtgtGGATACAACTCAaagtatacacacatgcacacacacacacacacacacccctaataATTTGTAAAACCAAAACAGCATCAATTTTGGAACTCTTCCTAGTTTCCAACATGTTAAAGTGGAAAAAACATGGTtttaaatgtaatgaaatatgagtgattttgggtttttttgttttgttttgttttgttttttgagacagagtcttgctctgtcgcccaggctggagtgcagtggcacaatctcagctcactgcaagctccacctcctgggttcatgccattctcctgtctcagcctcctgagtagctgggattacaggcgcccgccaccacaccctgctaatttttgtatttttagtagagacagggtttcaccttgttagccaggatggtctcaatctcctgaccttgtaatccgcccaccttggcctcccaaagtgctgggattacaggcatgagccaccacacccgggagagtgattttgtttatttggaatgTATGTGTGGGGGATGAGTAAATATCTGTGTGTGCGCAAATATATCATAACAAGGGTTGGCACTATTGTAATCCTATGTATGAGGTGGAATACAGGTCCAATTGCAATGTCCTAAAGTATCTATGGATATAAGATTAGAATACTCTTATATTGTACTTTGTCTCAGTGAATTCATCAACACACACCTAtcatgttattctttttcttaaggcATGCTGAATTGACCAGTTAATTAAAGCTGAGGAGTGAAATTGCATTGcaagataaataatatattaatgcaGATACATATTCTAGAAACAGATTcataaatatatctaatatatgtgagcaaaattacataaattataattttaccaGTGTTACATATTGATGtacttttccttgtcttttccaccCTCTCTGGAGCTATAGAATATTGAGGCCAATGTGCACACATTAGTTCTTTATCAGAGAAGGTTCATTGGATTTATGTGGGTGATGGCTTTATCCTAGGGAGAAGGTACCTCTTGCTGCATACATATAACCTTCCTAAGCCTTAGGTGTAGGGAACATGATGCAATTACAGATAATTATTACAAGAGTTTCCAGCCTAAGCAAGACAGAGCTTGCAAGAAATTACTCAGTTGTAGATGAATGGATTAGGAATGGAACCTTGTAGAAGGAAAGAATTCAATGAGTAGGAAGTGTGCTGGTGATCTTAATCCAAGTGCTGTTAGCACACATCAGAACACTTTTCTTACTCAAGTATCAGATTCCCAGTTCTATTAATTCAGAATCTCTACAAAGGTAGGTACtggacatttttattaaaaatcaaagctatatagttatttttatttccgtCCTTACTTAAACATTTCAGGATCAGGCAGTAGTGACCACAGCATGATGCTATTATTTGGctgaagaggaggaagggatGTTAAAACTGTTAACCACTCAGTTTCTACaccaattttagaaaaaaaaaaaactaattccaGGTAATCACAAACATTGAGCACATAATAATTCATCTTATTTGTTTATATGGGTGgaaaaaaacctataaaaatcGTATTGAATTTAAAGTTTTGT from Pongo abelii isolate AG06213 chromosome 13, NHGRI_mPonAbe1-v2.0_pri, whole genome shotgun sequence includes these protein-coding regions:
- the LOC100436923 gene encoding LOW QUALITY PROTEIN: olfactory receptor 13F1 (The sequence of the model RefSeq protein was modified relative to this genomic sequence to represent the inferred CDS: inserted 1 base in 1 codon; substituted 1 base at 1 genomic stop codon); amino-acid sequence: MFPANWTPVKVFFFLGFSHYPKVQVIIFVVCLLMYLITLLGNITLISVTILDSHLHXPMYLFLSNLSFLDIWYSSSALTPMLANFVSGRNTISFSGCATQMYLSLAMGSTECVLLPMKAYDRYVAICNPLRYPTIMNRRTCVQIAAGSWMTGCLTALVETMSVLPLSLCGNSIINHFTCEILAILKLVCVDTSLVQLIMLVISVLLLPMPVLLICISYAFILTSILRISSVEGRSKAFSTCTAHLMVVVLFYGTALSMYLKPSTVDSQEIDKFMALVYAGLTPMLNPIIXSLRNKEVKVALKKLLIRNPFNAAFISILK